Part of the Micromonospora rhizosphaerae genome is shown below.
TCAAGGTCCAGGCGCAGCTCGGCGGCGATCGAGTGGTCGGGGCGGAAGCCGGTGGCGGCGACGATCCGGTCAACGGTGACGGACTCGTCCGTGCCGTCGGCGTGGCGGACGACCACGGCGACCCGGCCGTCGGTCGGGGTGAGCGCGTGCACGGAGAAGCCGGTGAGCAGCCGGATCCGGCTGGCTTCCACGTGTTCGCGCAGCCGGGAGCCGAGCGCCCCGCGGGCGGGCAGCGCGTCGGCGTCGCCACCGCCGTAGGTGCGGGCCGGACTCGCGGAGCGGATCGCCCAGGTCACCTCCGTGCCCGGCTCCGCGGCCGCCAGCTCAGCCAGGGAGAGCAGCGTGTTCGCCGCCGAGTGGCCGGCGCCGACGACGAGGGTGTGCCGGCCGGCGAAGCGGTCCCGGTCCGCGCCGAGCACGTCCGGCAGCGCGTGATCCAGGAAGGCGGCCACGTTCTTCTCGCCCCGGGCGGGCAGGCCCGAGGCGCCGAGCACGTTAGGAGTGCCCCAGGTGCCGGAGGCGTCAATAACCGCGCGGGCCAGCAGCTCGTCACCGTCGACGAGGCGGATCAGGAACGGGGCCTGCTCGCGGCCCGCAGTGCGCAGCCGGTCCAGGCCGAGGCGGCTGATCGCCTCCACCCGCGCGCCGTAGCGCAGGTGAGGCTTGAGCTGCGGCAGCTCCGCGAGGGGCTGGAGGTAGTCCGCGACCAGCTCCGCGCCGCTGGGCAGCGCGTCCTCGGCCGGGGCGACCCAGCCGGCGTCGTCGAGCAGCCGGCGGGCGGCCGGGTCGACGTTGTAGCGCCACGGGGAGAACACCCGCACGTGCCCCCACTGCCGCACCGCCGCGCCAGCGGTGTCGCCGGCCTCCAGAACGAGGAAGGGCAGGCCACGCTCGTGCAGGTGGGCGGCGGCAGCGAGACCCACTGGGCCGGCGCCGATCACCACGACGGGCAGCTCGTTCATGACGCTCATCGGAAAACTCCTCTGTGTTGAAAACTGTCGAATCAAGAAGGCGCAGTTGTGCTGGGGCGGGCGGAGCTGAAGGGGTTCAGGTGATGACGGAGCTGCGTCGCTCGAGCAGGATGACGTCGCGCCACCGCCCGTAGTGCCGGCCGACCCGCTCGCGGGTGCCGATGACGCGGAACCCGGCCCGCTGGTGCAGGGTGAGACTGGCGGTGTTCTCCGGGAAGACGCCGGATTGGATGGTCCAGATGCCGGCGGCCTCGGTGGAGGCTATCAGCGCGTCCAGCAGCAGCCGGGCCACCCCTCGGCCCTGTGCGGCGGTGTCGACGTAGACGGAGTGCTCGACCACCCCGGCGTAGACCGCACGGCTCGACGTCGGCGACACCGCCACCCACCCGACCACGATGTCGTCCGCGTCGACGGCCACAAGGCGGTGGTCAGGCAGCTTGCCCTGGTCGAATGCCGCCCAGGTCGCGGTGGTCTCGAAGCTGGCGTCGCCGCCGTCCAGGCCGGCCTGGTAGATGGCGAGGACACGATCGGCGTCGTCCGAGGTCATCGGGCGGACGGTGATGTCGGCCATCAGCAGGCTCCGATCGGGCTGGGGGCCGGGCGGCCCATGACGACGTCGGCGGCGGACGGGAAGCAGCCGACGCAGGCGTCGTTGATGCGGTAGTGCCGGGCGGTGCCGACCGGCTCGACGAGCACGAACCGCACCTCGGTGAGGATCTTCAGGTGTTGGGAGACAGTGGACTGGGCCAGGCCGACGGCGGCGACGATCTCCCCCACGCTCATCGGCCGGGCGTGCCGGGCCAGGTACTCCACGATCTGCACCCGGCTCGGGTCCGCGAGGGCCCGGAACCACGAGGCGTAGGTCTGCGCGGTATCCCGGTCGAGGAGGTCGTCCACCACCACTCCCTCTATCGTCTATCGCCGATTGGCGATGAAAGCCTAGCAGGTGCCGCCCCGGTGAGGTGGGCGGTCGCGACTACGAGGCGGGCGAGCGCGGCCAGGGTGGCCGGGTCGACCTTGTCAGGGGTGTCGGCGGGGCTGTGGTAACCGCCCATCCCGGCACCGATCCCAACCGCGGCGAAACCGGCACCGCCGTAGCGACGGTTGTCCGACGCCACCGGTGCCGCCGTCAGGGGGACGCCGGTGTGCCGTCCGGCCTGGTCGAGCAACGCGAGCAGGCGGTGGGCGGGCCCGCCGGCCTCCACCGCCGCCGCCCCGTCGAGGCGGCCGGCGCCGTCGACGTTGATGACCAGCGGCGCGGCCCCTTCGGCGCGGAGTTGGGTGGCGTGGTGGCCGGAGCCGAGCGCGCCCACCTCCTCCCCGTCGAGCAGGGTGACAGACAGTCCCACCCCGGCGGGCAGTGCGGTGGTGAGAATGCGGGCGGCTTCAAGGACCACGGCGACGCCGGTGGCATTGTCCGAAGCGCCAGGCAGGCGGAGCCCGGGGTGATCGCCGACGCCGTCGTAGTGCGCCGTCAACAGCAGGACGACGCCACCAGGGGCAGGCTGCCCGAGCTGGGCGTGGATGTTGGTGCCGGTGACGTCGTCACGCCGCAGCGGCGTCGCCCCGTCCAGCCAGCCGCCGCCTGCAACTGCGGCGACCAGGACGGCGTGGTGGGTGTCCGGGTCCAGGGTCAACACCGGCAGCGGCCCGGGATCCGGGCCGGCGAGCATGGTGAACTGCCAGCCCTCGGCGTCGACCGGGCGGCGGACCAGTAGCCCGGCGGCGCCGTGGGTGTCGCGGTAGGCGTCGAACAGGCTCATCTCGGCCGGCACGACCAGCCACCGCCCCGCCGGGTCATCGCTGCCGGCGACACCGAGGGCGCCGCGACGGATGTCGGACGTGTCAGCGGAGGCAGGGTGGATTGCGACCTGCCGCCCGAAAACCAGCGGGGCGGTGCCGCTCCGGTCGCCCCAGGTGACCGTCGGCGCTTCATACACCTGCGGCACGGCGCGGACCGGGAACTCCTCAGTGCGGACGTCGGCGCCGAGGGCGGTGAGCTGGTCGACGAGCCAGGCGCGGGCCGCCACCCCGCCGGCCGAGCCGACACGCCGCCCCGCCATAGGATCGGAGGCGAGGGTGGCGATGGTGGCGGTCATCCGGTCGGCGCTGACCTGGTTGAGCAGGTCAGCGAGGTCGGTGGGGGCGGTCATGAGCAGCAGCCCTGCCCGGTGGCGATGGCGTCGGCCTTGGCCTGCGTGCCGCAGCACGAGTCAGCCGCCTGCGCGGCCTGCCGCGTGCCGCAGCACGTGTCTGCGCCGGAGCTGGCGCTCTCGCCAGCGGGCGGGAGGATCCCGCCGACAGCTTGGGCGGGGCTGCCGCAGCAGGCGCCGGAGCCGATGACCTGCAGCGCGGCGACGGGGTCGCCGGAGAAGCCGCCGGCGCCGGCGGTGTTCTGGCTCATCTTGGCTCCTCTCCTCAGCGGGGGCTGGTCAGCGTGTAAGCGGTGGTGCGGGCACGGTCGAGGCGGCGCTCAGCGCGCTGGGCGGCGGTGGACACCTGGGCGCAGGAGTCGCAGAACCGGACACCCGGCAGCGGTGTGCGAGGGCGGCGGGTGAAGCCGAACATCGTGAGACCTCTTTTCCTCCGGACGTCTGTCTTGACGCCCGTCGAATCAGAGAGTTGCACGTTGATTAGAGGGATGTCAACCTAGAGGCATGTCAAAGCAAGAGGCACCCCTCGCCGTCATCGATCTCAACGCCGACGCGCCGTGCTGCCCACCGCTGGCGCAGCGCCGGGTCCCGGCCGAGACGGCCGCGGTGCTCGCGCCCGCGTTCAAGGCGCTCGGCGACCCGGTACGGCTGCAGTTGATGTCGATGATCGCCTCCGCCGAGGGCGGGGAGGCGTGCGTGTGCGACCTGACGCCGGCGTTCGACCTGACCGGGCCGACGATCTCGCACCACCTCAAGACGCTGCGCGAAGCGGGCCTGGTGGATGCCGATCGGCGGGGCACGTGGGTCTACTACCGCGCCCGCCCGGGAATCCTGCGCCAGCTCGCCGCCCTGCTGTCGGTCGAGCCCGCCCCCTCGTCGCAGGCGTAAGCCGCCGGGCAAACCCCGTGCCTACCAGCGCCGATCGCGAAACGCGATCAGCGTTGAGCGCCGGATCCCAAGTGCGAGGCGACGTCCGCCTTCCGCTGCCGGCGCTGGCGAGGCCGTCTGGACACATGAGCGGCGAGGGCAGTCATGACGTGCGCGGCGTCGCGACCGACGCCGCGCAGGGTGTTCGAAGCGAAGGATCGCTGGAACTCCAACCCGAGATAGACCAGCCCCGGGTGGGTGGTGGAGATCCCGCCCACCTGCCGGGGCGCGCCATGGTCGAGGGCGCCGAGGGGCTTGAGGTAGGCAACGTCCGGGCGGTAGCCGGTGGCGAAGATGACCGCGTCGACCGGCTCGGGCGTGCCGTCGGCCCAGCTGACGCCGTCAGGGGTGAAGGCGGTGAACATGTCCCGCCGGGAGAGCAGCCCGGAGGCGAGGGCGTCGCGGTAGACGCCGGTGTCGAGCACGGTGGCGTGTCGGACAAGACGGGTAAGGACCCGGCGTGGCAGGCGGTCCGCGCCGGTGACCCGCAGCCAGTGGTGGAGGTCCCGCCCGCCGAGGCGTTGGGGCAGGAAGCGCACGGGTTCCCGGGTGGCGAGCGTGACCCGTGCGTGGGCCGCGATCTCGTAGGCGACCTGGACGGCGGAGTTGCCGGCGCCAACGACGACCACTCGCTTGCCCGCGTACGCCTCCGGCTGGCGGTAGTGGGCGACGTGCCGGAGATCCCCGGCATAGTCGTCCTGGCCGGGGAGTGTCGGCAGGTACGGGTTGCCGAAGGATCCGCTGGCGGCGACGACGCCGACCGCGCCCAGCTCGTCGCCGGCGTCGGTGTGGACGAGGTATCCCCCGTCGCGGCGAGGGCGCACGGCGGTGACGCGGCTGCGGGTGCGGATGTCGACGTCCACGGTCTGCGCGTACCGGCGCAGGTACGCCGTGACCTCGTCGCGGCGGGGGTAGCGGTCCGGGTCGCCGTCGAAGGGCATGCCGGGCAGGGCGCTGTAACGCGCAGGCGAGAAGAGGGTGAGGCTGTCGTAGTAGTCGGGCCAGGAGCCGACGGGCTCGCTGCCCGCCTCCAGGACGACGGGCCGCAGGCCCGCGGTCAGGGCGGCTCGGGCGGCGGCGAGGCCTGACTGGCCACCGCCGATGATGATCACTGGCTCGGATGTCATGGGACGATCATATCGTCGTTTTGTTGAATGACAATATGATGATGGTGGGGGAAGGTAGGGCCATGAGCGACGCCACAGCCGGACAGCCCATAGGGGCATCCCCGCCCGCGCGCGCGGGCGGAGTCCCGGTGGGCCTGGCGCCGCAGACGCAGGAGTTCCTCAAGGCCCTGGGCAGCCCCACCAGGCAGCGGATCATGATGCTGTTCGCGCAGGGCGCTGAGCTGTCGGTGGGCGAGGTGGCCGAGCGGACGGGCATCAGCCAGGCCACGGCGTCGCAGCAGTTGACGCTGCTGCGACGCGGGCGGGTGGTCACCTCCCGTCGCGACGGGAAGACCGTGTACTACCGGGCCGATCGGGGCGGTGCGCTCGCCGCCCTCGCCGAGCTGCAGTCTTACCTGGCGACCTGCTGCTGACCAGCTCGCCCACCGGCGACCCGGCGTTTTAGCGCCGTCCACCCGGAAGCTGCGCAGTCCCCCGACCCGCATAACGAACCTGCAGGCATGACAGGTTAGGTGTGGAGTGTGATGGTGCCGGCTGTTCCGTCGACGGTTACGAGCTGCCCGGGGCGCAGTCGTTGGGTGGCGTCGCCGGTGCCGACGACGGCGGGGATGCCGTACTCACGGGCCACCAGGGAGGCGTGTGCGGCTAGGGTGCCGCCGTCGGTGACCACTGCGGCGGCGCGCGAGAACAACGGCGTCCATGCCGGGGCGGTGGCCTTCGCGACGAGCACTTGACCATCGGCGAAGCCGTCGAAGTCCTCCGGTCCGTGCACGATGGCGACTTCGCCGGTGGCTCGGCCGGCCGAGGCGGGATGCCCGACGATGGCGCCCTCGGCGGTCTCCGTGGTGCCACGGGCCTGTTGCACCGCGCGTTCGATGACGTCGCCGATCAGTCGCGCGGGACGGCCGAGGGTCAACGGCGCGGTCAGGCGGCGTTGGCGCTGCCAGAGCGCGCGCCGCTCTGCGGCCTTGGCGCTGAGCTGTCCGGGGTCGCCGGCGATCGCCGTGGTCATTTCGTCGCGGTTGCAGAAGTGGATGTCGTCGGGCTGCTCGATCGCCCCCAGGTCGGCCAGGTGCCGCCCGAGGCGGGCGGTGCAGGCCCGCAGGACGGGCCAGGCGAGGGTGAACTCGCGCGCCTGCTCCTCGCGGATGACGGCGTAGCGCTGGTTGACCTTTAGCAGCCGGTCGAAGTCAGCCAGCAGCCGCGGGCGGTCGGCCAGCGCCGCTCGGCAGCGTTGTTCGGCAACCACGCGCTGTTCGGCTAGTGAGCGGTAGCGGTCGCCGGCTCGGGGTGGTTGGCCGGTGGCTAGTTCTCCGGCGACCGGGTGATACCAATCGATGCTCTGTACGGCGTGCGCGCCGGGCACCGGCTGGGCGCCGGGGAGTCCGCGCAGCAGCACCTGCGCGCCGCCCTCATCGTCGGGTAGCACGTCGATGAGATGCCGGCGGACGAAGCGAGTCAGGCAGGCTTCCATCTTCCACGCCGACCCGCCGACGATCGCCAGATACCAGAGGTAGATCCCGGCTTCTTGCCCGAGTGCGTCGACGAGCTCGGCCAGTCGCCGCGGTGATGCCGTGTCGACCTGCGCCTCTGCGGTGGCCACAACGCGTCGATAGCCGGGCAGTTGTTGTTCACGCCAGGTCCGCTCCAGTTCGGACAGCACGACGCGGTCGGCGGCATCCGGGTCATAGCTGACCCGGATCAACGCGTTGAGCAGGATCTTGACCGCCCGAGTGCGGCCCTGCCACAGCACGCCGGCCAACAGTTTCGATGACGGGATCGGCGTGGCGTTGTAGTACCAGCCGTTGACCAGCGCGTACCGGAACGGCACTCGCACCCCGACGCTGCCGTACATCCCATCGAGATACCCGTCCTCGAGCACCGGCAGCAGCCAGCTGGCAAACAGCGGAGTGACCGCCTCGGGGAGCCATTCCCCGAGCCGGAAGTTGCGCATCCACAACCCCGGCCCCGGCGCCGTCCACGACACCGGCTCCGGCACCGCGGTCATCGGCCGGGCCTGCAGCAGCCACAGCTGGCCCGCCCGGTCGATGGCCCACTCCACGTCCTGCGGGCGGCCGTCGTACCGGTCGGCGATCCGGCACGACAGCTCCGCGACCGCGTCGGCCTGGCCGTCGGCGAGGACCCGTCCACCGCCGGGGCCGGACCGGGTCATCGCGGTGCGGCTCGCGGTGACCGTCCACTCTTCGCCGGTCGTCTCACCCGACACCAGCGGATCCCCCAACCCCGCGACGGCGGCCACTATCGTCTGATCGCGGTCGCCGGTGACCGGATGCGCGGTGAAGGCCACCCCGGCCGCAACTGGGTCCACCATCACCTGCACTAGCACCGCCATCGCCGCCGTCGCCCCGCCGTGGCGCTGGTGGTAGGCGGTGACCCGCTCGCTGCCGGCCGCGGCGAAGCATCGCCGCACCGCCTCACCCAGCCCGTCGGCCGGCACGTTCAGGTACGTCTCGTACAGGCCGGCGTAGGAGGCATCCGGTAGATCCTCGGCCGCTCCCGACGAACGCACCGCGAACCGGTTCCCGCCCAAGCCCTCGACGCCGGCCGCAAGCCGTCCATCCAACTGCGGGTCGTCGAGGGCTGCGGCGGTGACCACGATGCCGGGCGGCACCGGGAACCCGGCCGCGGTCAGGTCCGCCAGCACGGCCGCCTTCCCACCGATGACCGCCCGGTCGACCGGGCTCGCCTGCGCCAGGTCCACGACCGTCAGGTTGGAGTCCATCACCCACCACCATATGTAGCATTGCAAAGTATTGTGACGCTACAGTAGATGCGCTGGGACACAACCGGCAAGAAGGAGCCACAGGTGTTGCCGATGCGACCGGAACTACTCAAGGGCCATCTCGACGCGTTGCTGCTCGCGGTCCTGGAACCCGGGCCACAGCACGGCTACGCCGTCATCGAAGCCCTGCGAGCCAGCAGCGACGGGGCACTGGACCTGCCGACCGGCACCGTCTACCCGGCGCTGCACCGCCTCGAACGCGCAGGCCTGATCGCCAGCGACTGGCAGACCGTCGGCGGCCGCCGCCGCCGTGCCTACCACCTCACCCCCGCCGGCCACGCCGCGCTCGGTGAGCAGCGGGCAGTCTGGGACCACTTCTCCACCGCCGTCACCGCCGTCTTGGGTAGGCGGGCATGGCCAGCGACCGCCTGACCGCCCGAGCCGGCGAGGCACGCCTGGAGGCATACCTGAGCGACCTCGCCGCGCGGCTGCATGGACCGCGCCGGCGCCGTGAGCAGATCCTCGCCGAGCTGCGCGACGGGCTCGAGAACGCCATCAGCGACCACACCACCGCCGGCCTACCCGAAGACGACGCGGTCACCGCCGCGATCACCCAGTTCGGCACCCCACAAGCGGTCGCCGACGCCTTCGCCGGGGAACTAGCCACCGCCTATGCCCGACGCACCATCGCCTGGTACATCGCCACCGGACCCCTCGTGGGCATCTGGTGGCTCCTGCTACTACAGCCCCACCCCTGGCGCACCGGCCTCATCGCCCTGCTGGCCGCGATCCCCGCCATCCCACTGATCATCATCGCGATCGCCACCGCCGCCGGAACCATCGCCACCACCGGACGTCTCATGCGCTGGCTACCCGAAGCCAGCCCCCGAAACGCACTCGCCGCCACCATCGCCATCGCCGCCCTCGCGCTCGCCGGGGACATCACGGTGATCGCGGCCTACGTCCGGTCAGACAATCCGGGGCAGTCACTCGCCGTCTTCGCCATCGCCGCCAGCCTCACTCGCATCGCCTGCAGCCTGGTCACGATGCGCCACGCCACAGCCATCCCCACCTCGCCGCGCTCCTGACCGTCGAACCCACCCGCCGGCTGAGCCCGCCAAGCACCCCCAGGCACTGTCCGTACTCCCATTTGACGAACGGCATATCGCTCAGCGATAGTTGACTCAATGAACGCTGAGCTTGCTTCTCTTTCGGGGCGCGCCCGGATCCACGCCGCGCTCGGCGACCCGGCGCGCCTGGCGATCGTGGACGCGCTCACCCTGGGCGACGCCTCCCCCGGGGAGATCGCCCACGACCTGGGCATGCCGACCAACCTGGTCGCCCATCACGTCAAGGTCCTCACCGAGGCCGGCCTGGTCGTTCGCGGCCGGTCCGAGGGCGACCGCCGCCGCACCTACCTGCGGCTGCGGCCCGAGGCCCTAGCCACGCTGACCCCGCCGCCGCTGGCCGGGGTGGGCCGGGTGGTGTTCGTGTGCACCCGCAACTCCGCCCGCTCGCAGCTCGCCGCCGCCCTCTGGTCCAACCGCACGCACACTGCGGCGGCGTCGGCCGGCACGAAGCCCGCCCGGCAGGTTCATCCTCGCGCCGTCGCGGTTGCCCAACGGCACGGCCTCGACCTGATTTCGACCGGCACCGCGCACGTTGCGGACATCGTACGCGACGACGACCTGCTGATCGCTGTTTGCGACAACGCCCACGAGGAACTCACCGGGCCGGTCCGGCCCCGGCTGCACTGGTCGGTGCCCGATCCGGTCCGCGTCGACACCGACGCGGCGTTCGAGGCCGCGTTCGCCGACCTCGCCGCCCGCGTCGACCGCGTCGCCCCCGTCATCACCCCCGCCATGAGTTCGGGAGACGGCCGTGAGTGACATGAACCCCTTACGTGCGCGAATACCCAGCTGAACGTCCCGTCAGCCGGTAAACCGACCTGAGCGGCTCCGCAGCCACAGCACAACACCATGGGAGAGAACAGACTGATGACCATCGCACTCCGGCGGCGCCTGCTGGCCGAGTTCATCGGCACGGCCCTGCTGGTCGCCGCCGTCGTGGGCTCCGGCATCATGGCCGCCACGCTCTCCCCCGGCGACGTCGGGCTCCAGCTGCTGGAGAACTCGATCGCCACCGCGCTCGCGCTCGGCGCGCTGATTCTGATCTTCGGCCCGGTCTCCGGCGCCCACTTCAACCCCGTTGTCTCGGCCGCCGACTGGTTCCTCGGCCGCCGCGCCGGCACCGGTCTCACCGCCAGGGACCTCAGCGGCTACGTCGTCGCCCAGATCGCCGGCGCGATCGGCGGGTCGATGCTGACGAACCTGATGTTCGATCTATCCGCCGTGACCTGGTCGAGCAAGGACCGGGCCGCCGGGCATCTCTGGCTCGGTGAGGTCGTCGCCACCACCGGCCTGATCCTGCTGATCTTCGCTCTCGCCCGCTCCGGCCGCGCCCCGGTCGCCCCCGCCGCAGTCGGCGCGTACATCGGCGCGGCGTACTGGTTCACCTCGTCGACCTCGTTCGCCAACCCCGCGGTGACCATCGGCCGGGCTTTCACCGACACCTTCGCCGGCATCGCCCCCGCCTCCGTCCCCGGCTTCGTCGTCGCCCAGGTGGTCGGACTGGCCGTCGGCGTCGGCCTGCTCGCCGCGCTCTACCCCGACGCCGGGCAGGCCGCCGACCAGGTCGTCGTTCCCTCCGACGAGCGTGACCCGGCCCTGGACCGCCGCCCATGACCGTCCCCGGCCCTGAGCACGGTGAAGCGGACAAGCCTTACCGCAACCTGCTCAACCCGCCGCGTCCCGCCGGCCGCTACCGGCTGCTCGACCGCAACAGCGACCCCCACCGGTCCCTGCCTGTGCCGCGCCCCGAGGCGCCAGTGAACGGGCCCTACGACCTGTACTCCAAGGAAGGCACCTGATGTCCAAGCCCAGCGTCCTGTTCGTCTGCGTCCACAACGCCGGCCGCTCCCAAATGGCCGCCGGCTGGCTTCGCCACCTCGCCGGCGACACCGTCGAGGTCCGCTCCGCCGGCTCCGAGCCCGCCGACCAGATCAACCCCGTCGCCGTCGAGGCCATGTGCGAGATCGGGATCGACATCACGGCCAACAAGCCGAAGATCCTCGACTACGCCACTGCCGAGGCCTCCGACGTCATCATCACGATGGGCTGCGGCGACGTCTGCCCCGCGTTCCCGGGCAGGCGGTACGAGGACTGGAAGCTCGAAGACCCCGCCGGCAAGGGCATCGAGGCCGTCCGCCCGATCCGCGACGAGATCCGCAGCCGGGTGGAGAAGCTGCTCGCCGAGCTGCGCCCCGCCTGAGCCCACCCCGCGCGCCGCCCCCGGTCACCAGCGGCGGGCAGCGCGAGCCCGACTCATCCACGTCCAGCCAGACCAACATGGCACGGGGGCTGGAGCGGCGGTGCCGCTCCAGCCCCCGTGACGAGCCGTGTCTACCGTACGGTCAGCGGCACCTCGATCTTGTCGATGTCGGGTGAGTAGACGGGGGTCGTGCTGTCGATCTCGATCGTGTTGGCGCCGACATGCAGTTGCATGGCTACGGTCAGCGTGGCCGGGATGTCCCAACCACCACTCGGTGGGAAGGCCAGGGTGACCGCGTTCTGGCCGTTGGCCGAGATGGTCGCCGAGCGCGGATCGTTCGTGGTGTAGCGGATGTTCACCTGGTAGGTGCCGGTCTTCGGCACGGTGACGCCATTGATGCGCAGTGCGCCGCCGTTGTAGAGGTTGCCAGCCTTCGCGCCGCCGGAGCAGTTGGCGCAGCCGGCGACCGAGGCGCCGCGTACGAGGGTGTTCGTGCTGGCCTCCGCCTCGTAGCTGGCCATCTTGACGGCTCCGTCCTTGGGCGTGACCTTGAACAGGCGGGAGCCGTGCGACGGCAGGGTCGCGGAGATGCTGCCGTCGTAGCCGCCGAGCTCCTTGTGCTGCCACAGGTCGCGCACGGCGGCCTTGCCGCCGAAGCCGAAGCTGCTCCAGTTCGCGGTCACCTGTGCCGGGAAGCTGCCCATGTTGAACAGCGCGATCGTGTACGTGCCGTCGACGTTCTTCATGCCCCAGACCTGCGCGGAGCCGGTGGGCGTCACCGGGCGGGCCGGGATGCCCTGCTGGTCGACCGCGATCACCTCGCGGTTCGTGAGCAGGGAGAGGCCGTAGGCATCGAGCTTGGTGAGGTCGTCACCGGCGTAGAGCGGGGCCGCCGAGATCGCCCACAGCGTCATGTAGCTTTGCCGCTCGTCCTCGGTGAGGCCGTCCATCTCGCCGTTGCCGACGTTGAGCGAGTCGAGGTTGTTCCAGCCGCCGGGGCCGGCCCAGGGCGTCCAGCCGGGTACGTCGTCCCACCGGATCTTGACGGAGTTGTTCCAGGTGACCAGGGTGTCGCAGTAGCACTCCACATCGGTGTCGATCCGCCAGCCGTTCGAGTACCGCTTCCAGTCGGCGGCGTAGTTGCGGTCCAGCGACCAGGACAGGAGAAACTCAATCGGGCGTCCGGTCTTGGCGATGGCCGCCTGCCAGGCGGCGACGTCGGGGATGTTGTTGTAGTTCTCGCCGCCGCGGAAGGAGCCTGGGCCGACGCCGTCGAACTTGAGGAAGTCGTAGCCCCAGTCGGCGATCAGCTGTGCCTGCGAGTCGATGTACTTCTGGGCGCAGGGCTTCGAGAAATCGATCTTGTACGCGCCGTCCCAACCATTCGTCGTACGCAGGTCCGGGTAGACGATGTCGGCGGTGGTGCAGCCCGAAGCGTTCCAGATCGGCACCGCGCCGTTGCCGTACACGGGCTTGTTCAGCCCGACGGTGAGGTAGATGCCGGCCTTGAGGCCCTTGGCGTG
Proteins encoded:
- a CDS encoding arsenate reductase ArsC; protein product: MMSKPSVLFVCVHNAGRSQMAAGWLRHLAGDTVEVRSAGSEPADQINPVAVEAMCEIGIDITANKPKILDYATAEASDVIITMGCGDVCPAFPGRRYEDWKLEDPAGKGIEAVRPIRDEIRSRVEKLLAELRPA
- a CDS encoding permease prefix domain 1-containing protein, with protein sequence MASDRLTARAGEARLEAYLSDLAARLHGPRRRREQILAELRDGLENAISDHTTAGLPEDDAVTAAITQFGTPQAVADAFAGELATAYARRTIAWYIATGPLVGIWWLLLLQPHPWRTGLIALLAAIPAIPLIIIAIATAAGTIATTGRLMRWLPEASPRNALAATIAIAALALAGDITVIAAYVRSDNPGQSLAVFAIAASLTRIACSLVTMRHATAIPTSPRS
- a CDS encoding aquaporin, with translation MTIALRRRLLAEFIGTALLVAAVVGSGIMAATLSPGDVGLQLLENSIATALALGALILIFGPVSGAHFNPVVSAADWFLGRRAGTGLTARDLSGYVVAQIAGAIGGSMLTNLMFDLSAVTWSSKDRAAGHLWLGEVVATTGLILLIFALARSGRAPVAPAAVGAYIGAAYWFTSSTSFANPAVTIGRAFTDTFAGIAPASVPGFVVAQVVGLAVGVGLLAALYPDAGQAADQVVVPSDERDPALDRRP
- a CDS encoding helix-turn-helix domain-containing protein, whose amino-acid sequence is MNAELASLSGRARIHAALGDPARLAIVDALTLGDASPGEIAHDLGMPTNLVAHHVKVLTEAGLVVRGRSEGDRRRTYLRLRPEALATLTPPPLAGVGRVVFVCTRNSARSQLAAALWSNRTHTAAASAGTKPARQVHPRAVAVAQRHGLDLISTGTAHVADIVRDDDLLIAVCDNAHEELTGPVRPRLHWSVPDPVRVDTDAAFEAAFADLAARVDRVAPVITPAMSSGDGRE
- a CDS encoding CBM35 domain-containing protein, translating into MSPLPTIAQRVEPHARRESRVRTGVAIAATLTLALGAGAIPAQAVAPGPKTQAAVPGPKPSPAPGGATSGVTTKDPSPADRAAAQKAAAAAAAQGVADRPYMGWSSWSLQATKYPGVNPNGNASFLNEANVLQQVDALATKLKPYGYEYVNIDAGWSTNYDWALNFDGYAREIASPERFPHGMKYVADAIHAKGLKAGIYLTVGLNKPVYGNGAVPIWNASGCTTADIVYPDLRTTNGWDGAYKIDFSKPCAQKYIDSQAQLIADWGYDFLKFDGVGPGSFRGGENYNNIPDVAAWQAAIAKTGRPIEFLLSWSLDRNYAADWKRYSNGWRIDTDVECYCDTLVTWNNSVKIRWDDVPGWTPWAGPGGWNNLDSLNVGNGEMDGLTEDERQSYMTLWAISAAPLYAGDDLTKLDAYGLSLLTNREVIAVDQQGIPARPVTPTGSAQVWGMKNVDGTYTIALFNMGSFPAQVTANWSSFGFGGKAAVRDLWQHKELGGYDGSISATLPSHGSRLFKVTPKDGAVKMASYEAEASTNTLVRGASVAGCANCSGGAKAGNLYNGGALRINGVTVPKTGTYQVNIRYTTNDPRSATISANGQNAVTLAFPPSGGWDIPATLTVAMQLHVGANTIEIDSTTPVYSPDIDKIEVPLTVR